A stretch of the Neodiprion lecontei isolate iyNeoLeco1 chromosome 4, iyNeoLeco1.1, whole genome shotgun sequence genome encodes the following:
- the LOC107220503 gene encoding E3 SUMO-protein ligase RanBP2 isoform X1 gives MFHDKKSVDRHVQDILRKLKTENERNLRCYNIAKLYYQVGDYESARRYVSCYLEVREDSANAHKLLGQTLEALGQKEAALAKYKCSLEIDGKQDDLVLKVCEILADTDVGMDVSRARYWLERADKQFPHHPVVFQLKEKLLTVDRPNDNAEDLEALIASELSARPKDVTLRVKLLHHYMVKNRLEDGYKHAMGVESTFTFRDNISWYQTICELFGKCKDSKSSDWTFWMLYISALERFAALSLKEQGDGPKKSIPEVAQAILNFDQNLTEAEHHKKLSNDPTFAEHMFAHMWGQLHLHLACLMLRKTKREHQSWSEAGRLCSPLLLCALHTNPPDPTALWATKLKDLRRAQVNLWYREGSYRCSQAGHVLQDYARNDTKRFLDKIDKFCTGAWRERVYQRIFVSRVQQQLMKSSYFANHSSPNPSLRLCTYNELKHHDEVSEEVWPSSLHHQVWLGIKHRPHHNNHNNFIGPQPHQYCHIFPELQFSVYNLSHGGADSLSRLDIDAFLNAAVLCASVIVEDQQRSGFWSPDRLPTLPADITNSLCSSTQEKWWTAAYRMYRDQEGVGSEIGEIRQILQHGLEVVRCIDNHGLHPCLLVHLARIFHHRVKVMKEKNEEHSDIPALEARCELYWSAAVPLLERLQNNQTIRTIATKLFDYQGKDMNNVELTNALEEGRLLLAQKYQRNKQYEQAIEALRALKCPEASFQQAQIYKTLADELVSSLPRESLTSEMRSQHIIMLSKARDCFYLTLDRLRSPGTNPKHPLDSELCQHISGIENELKRIDPDLWRNDLNRNECDELSDESYSSAHSGDHAVINTSYGPSSNVHKSNTPQRATHRTPNQSSTPCKPQHQDILELSRNRTEARPSPERLDAQIRQLIHSRDNGIQTIMDQMKALSETDKVVVEQLKELKKDVGEQLKELKKEVADLRRETQKQRPVNNPSLASLIPNPEEDLCVLGEEDYGDLSYGPAVAPQPSGPVPSFPANMFSPTPRHPAYSTLVYPPAALQGYYQGTLPFSDPSAHIPTLYPPSVYPMPALYPRPPVDQKIGTMPKIMDNIIQQGIFTPRLPSQVPDSISMPDQSLPIQGQRLDTAKNDNTIVNDIAPTKAPPVNVVITTSDTLPTTVPSVQPMLSVTVPAHHRLGGGQPVSNVPHNYQISMPLQATIPTTVNLPPLSTTLTTTIPTNLAVTEKSSGNASILSTSVTKSSNESYSETGHKSIRDFAPIVSLPADIEVTTTASISANVAQKSTHSKPTGFTFIKTMQPDPTPAFSFGRPTLPAAAAVNVPNVINIPNQATTSTVLSLKKSIETETPITGSTSPITLFPPRTPLRRPHAPAPATLVAAVATGKSPEKSHQSLDQNVIKDPEDKVDEFVPTAEFSPVIALPDIVEVVTGEEGETVLFQERAKLLRFDSDSKQWKERGIGQMKILLDPATGKVRLLMRREQVLKVCCNHLLLSEIKFSFMTGNNKAVNWCAQDYSEGEVVPVMFAIRFKTADQASEFYNVLTIQQKKMVNDRIPTEAAPQKMTNKNVKEQSKEDKADSKQNKSLAEMFKPAAGSWECGACYTRNDATKSKCLACESPAPNTTKTTLVKSPVTPEQPIPSSASSEVKSLSIGQSTTSSDKVPLSQLFKPSAGSWDCKDCYLVNSATNNYCVACDSPKNPSMPAKPKTSGFNITSSSASAPSFSFGISQTAPKDPALCFTFGTPKSDAKAAGDTAKIHIGYSFGSSNLNDSATFTFGTPQNLGVAQNQEKPFQFGSPGKLFDFQFQPKSPVKSPGGDETSEEEVVESEDVYFPPVIPLPDKVDVKTGEENEAVLYSHRAKLFRYESATKEWKERGLGDIKLLKHRETGKLRLLMRRDQVLKLCLNHVITSDMEFTSKDDKTWLWYAADYSEGDISHENFACRFKTAEIAQEFKTAINNAKGSVETPANKAEPKTSTKSPETIRKNLFGCSSSSSDIEIVYEKTVTEEEKAAALKLKLPENFYAYKNMPDCPGCIGCRDPDSSAIGENPETSKPVISPPKFEVKKWPVGTVVMPSKSTLFVTPNPTTASPHDATSATSLPGLEELKTTSSKLTGSSTSTSTSSASTLTLFGKPVGNVIGGISSTTSSPSVTPSALGNIFSPKVTISFGTPATSNPIFEGGNSMMTTTSQASELGGFTLQPSSNQTNSIVTSTVPILGSGTGSANVFSFGGSTEKTASSGTDAKPFDDLKICSPASFVTPTTLPTSNIFSGSGNPVFGNNIAPTPSIFDGAKSATPGFGAATVFSNTQNPTNNTFINFGMGAPKSNTVLTGTTASSKSDKTQILKGLSNESTTNLPVFGSIANNQSTLNSNSEMPSTAGTNSIFGPKNNTTSMFGSTISKELGSSGFGLKLDTLDNKKTDAFSFLPTDNVTTFSTLAANAPQQPAFQKDPNFSFVGAGTSVFGAKKPVNTNAPQPHPPKEDTTGKSKDDDEEVEENDNGEEHDPHFEPIVPLPDAIEVRTGEEDEEREFCQRAKLYRFVNSTKEWKERGVGEMKLLHHVAHGTYRLLLRREQVHKVVCNLLLTADQEFHTLNSSDRAWCWAGMNYAEEEPAVEELAVKFKNSQLAAEFKEAIDKAQLELRDRQNISQENKYQESVEPPEDENEDDDENEDDIDEEDDEASYSIMFEKRATLLAQQNDDSIWQNVAMGDLKVLFDSDIFGARIVLEADTTGEIVSNTVISIQTEMQVNEKECTWSAIDYALEIPVKRNLKAIFSSLPVAREMFAVFEEGLGFARESEILEPEYYIPEEE, from the exons ATGTTCCACGATAAGAAGAGCGTTGATCGCCACGTGCAAGATATTTTACGAAAGCTGAAGACGGAAAATGAG AGGAACCTGAGATGTTACAATATTGCTAAACTTTATTACCAAGTTGGTGATTACGAATCCGCAAGGAGATACGTGTCATGTTACCTAGAAGTGCGAGAAGATTCAGCTAACGCACATAAACTACTAGGTCAAACCCTCGAGGCTCTTGGTCAGAAAGAAGCTGCGTTAGCAAAATACAAGTGCTCCCTTGAAATTGATGGCAAACAAGACGATCTAGTCTTGAAAG TTTGTGAGATTCTGGCAGACACAGACGTAGGGATGGATGTCAGCAGAGCCAGATATTGGTTGGAAAGAGCAGACAAACAGTTCCCGCATCATCCTGTCGTATTTCAGCTGAAAGAAAAACTACTAACTGTAGATAGACCAAATGATAATGCCGAAGATCTTGAAGCACTTATAGCAT cTGAATTGTCAGCCAGACCAAAAGATGTAACATTGCGTGTCAAATTATTGCACCATTACATGGTGAAAAATAGACTCGAGGATGGATACAAACATGCCATGGGTGTGGAATCAACCTTTACCTTTAGGGATAATATCTCATGGTATCAAACAATTTGTGAATTGTTTGGAAAGTGCAAAGACAGCAAGTCTTCTGATTGGACTTTCTGGATGCTATACATTTCAGCTCTTGAAAGATTTGCCGCTCTGTCTCTTAAAGAGCAGGGTGATGGACCAAAAAAATCTATCCCCGAAGTTGCACAGGCAATATTGAA TTTCGACCAAAACCTGACAGAAGCAGAGCATCATAAGAAACTTTCAAACGATCCCACTTTTGCTGAACATATGTTTGCGCACATGTGGGGCCAATTACACTTGCATTTAGCATGTCTCATGCTCCGAAAAACTAAGCGTGAGCATCAGAGTTGGAGTGAAGCAGGTCGGTTGTGCTCTCCACTTCTATTATGTGCGCTACATACCAATCCACCTGACCCTACTGCGCTTTGGGCAACAAAACTGAAGGATCTGCGCAGAGCTCAAGTTAACCTATGGTATCGAGAAGGATCTTACAGATGCAGTCAAGCTG GACATGTACTTCAAGACTATGCAAGAAATGATACAAAAAGATTCTTAgacaaaattgacaaattttgtACTGGTGCTTGGAGGGAACGAGTTTATCAG AGAATATTTGTAAGTCGGGTGCAACAGCAATTGATGAAGAGCTCATACTTTGCCAATCATTCTTCTCCAAATCCTTCACTTAGGCTTTGCACATATAATGAGCTGAAACATCATGACGAAG TCTCAGAAGAGGTTTGGCCAAGCTCATTACACCATCAAGTTTGGTTGGGCATCAAACATCGGCCACATCATAATAATCACAACAACTTTATTGGCCCTCAACCTCATCAATATTGCCACATATTCCCCGAATTGCAGTTTTCTGTCTACAATCTGAGCCATGGAGGAGCAGACAGTTTGAGTCGGCTAGATATCGATGCATTTTTGAATGCTGCAG TTTTGTGCGCCTCTGTCATTGTGGAGGATCAACAACGGAGTGGGTTCTGGAGTCCCGACAGGCTGCCAACTCTACCAGCTGACATCACCAACTCACTTTGTAGCAGTACTCAAGAGAAGTG GTGGACAGCAGCATACAGGATGTATCGAGACCAGGAAGGAGTTGGAAGTGAGATTGGAGAAATAAGACAAATATTACAACACGGTCTTGAGGTAGTTCGTTGCATAGACAATCATGGATTACATCCGTGTCTCTTGGTCCATTTGGCACGTATCTTCCATCACAGA GTTAAagtgatgaaagaaaaaaatgaagaacacAGTGATATTCCAGCACTGGAGGCTCGCTGTGAACTTTATTGGTCTGCAGCTGTTCCTCTGTTAGAGAGACTTCAAAATAATCAGACTATACGTACTATAGCTACGAAATTGTTTGATTATCAAGG GAAAGATATGAACAACGTGGAATTAACAAACGCTTTGGAAGAAGGTAGATTGCTATTAGCTCAAAAATATCAACGAAATAAACAATATGAACAAGCAATTGAAGCATTAAGAGCATTGAAATGCCCAGAGGCCTCTTTCCAGCAAGCTCAG ATCTATAAAACACTTGCCGATGAACTCGTTAGTTCATTACCCAGGGAAAGCTTGACATCAGAAATGCGTTCACAGCATATTATCATGTTGTCAAAAGCTCGAGATTGCTTTTATTTAACTCTCGATCGTTTACGCAGTCCAGGTACCAATCCGAAACACCCACTGGATTCAGAGCTTTGCCAGCATATTTctggaattgaaaatgaacTGAAACGCATTGATCCTGATTTATGGAGGAATGATC TCAACAGGAACGAGTGCGATGAATTGTCTGATGAGAGCTACTCATCTGCCCATAGTGGAGATCACGCTGTTATAAATACTTCCTATGGTCCAAGCAGTAATGTTCACAAATCTAATACACCTCAGAGGGCTACGCACCGGACACCAAATCAGTCTAGCACACCTTGCAAGCCCCAACACCAAGACATCTTGGAATTATCACGCAATCGAACT GAAGCAAGACCGAGTCCCGAACGCCTAGATGCTCAAATTCGTCAACTGATACACTCTAGGGACAATGGTATACAAACGATAATGGATCAAATGAAAGCTCTTTCAGAGACAGATAAGGTAGTGGTAGAACAATtgaaggaattgaaaaaagatgtAGGGGAACAATTGAaagaattgaagaaagaaGTAGCTGACTTACGAAGAGAAACTCAAAAGCAACGCCCGGTCAATAATCCAAGCCTTGCATCTCTAATTCCAAACCCTGAAGAAGATTTGTGTGTATTAGGTGAGGAAGACTATGGAGATTTGAGTTATGGTCCGGCTGTAGCCCCCCAACCATCAGGACCAGTTCCATCATTTCCTGCAAATATGTTTTCACCTACACCAAGACACCCAGCTTATTCTACGCTCGTGTATCCTCCCGCAGCACTGCAAGGATATTATCAAGGCACATTACCATTCAGTGATCCTTCTGCACATATTCCAACGCTGTATCCACCTAGTGTGTACCCAATGCCTGCTTTGTATCCTCGGCCGCCAGTTGATCAGAAGATTGGTACAATGCCGAAAATAATGGACAATATAATTCAGCAAGGAATTTTCACTCCTAGACTACCGAGTCAGGTGCCTGATTCAATTTCTATGCCTGATCAATCGCTACCAATTCAAGGACAGAGACTGGATACTGCAAAGAATGATAACACTATAGTCAATGATATTGCTCCTACCAAGGCTCCACCAGTTAACGTTGTAATAACTACTTCAGATACTCTACCGACAACAGTACCATCTGTTCAACCAATGTTGAGTGTTACTGTTCCTGCTCACCATAGACTGGGCGGAGGCCAGCCAGTATCAAATGTGCCACACAATTATCAGATATCGATGCCTTTGCAAGCAACTATTCCAACTACTGTAAACTTACCACCATTATCTACTACCTTGACGACAACCATTCCAACGAATTTGGCTGTTACCGAAAAGTCCAGTGGAAATGCAAGCATCTTGTCAACTAGCGTAACCAAAAGTTCAAACGAGTCGTATTCAGAAACTGGTCATAAATCAATTCGTGACTTTGCTCCAATTGTGTCATTACCTGCTGATATTGAAGTAACTACTACAGCATCCATTAGTGCCAATGTTGCACAAAAGTCTACCCATTCAAAACCTACTGGATTCACATTCATCAAAACTATGCAACCTGATCCAACTCCTGCATTTTCATTCGGGAGACCAACTTTGccagctgctgctgctgtaaATGTGCCTAATGTGATCAATATTCCCAATCAAGCTACGACGTCAACTGTTCTGTCTCTGAAGAAATCAATTGAAACAGAAACTCCTATAACTG GTAGTACGTCACCAATTACATTATTTCCCCCCCGGACGCCACTCAGGCGCCCTCATGCTCCTGCACCAGCTACTTTGGTAGCAGCAGTCGCTACTG GTAAATCACCTGAGAAATCTCATCAAAGTCTTGACCAGAATGTAATTAAAGATCCAGAAGATAAAGTGGACGAATTTGTCCCAACTGCTGAATTTTCTCCTGTCATTGCTCTACCAGACATTGTTGAGGTAGTTACTGGTGAAGAAGGGGAAACTGTTCTATTTCAAGAACGTGCAAAATTGTTACGGTTTGACAGTGATTCCAAACAATGGAAGGAAAGAGGAATTGGTCAAATGAAA atctTACTCGACCCAGCTACAGGAAAAGTTCGCTTGCTAATGCGTAGGGAACAGGTTCTCAAAGTTTGTTGTAATCATTTGCTGCtgtctgaaataaaattttcatttatgaCTGGAAACAATAAAGCTGTTAATTGGTGTGCTCAAGATTATAGCGAAGGAGAAGTTGTTCCAGTAATGTTCGCAATTCGTTTTAAAACAGCTGATCAG GCATCTGAATTCTACAATGTGTTGACGATTCAACAAAAGAAAATGGTAAATGATCGTATTCCTACAGAGGCAGCAccacaaaaaatgacaaacaaaaatgtaaaagaacAATCTAAAGAGGACAAAGCTGACAGTAAACAGAATAAGTCATTGGCAGAAATGTTTAAACCTGCGGCTGGTTCTTGGGAATGTGGAGCATGTTACACTAGAAATGATGCAACGAAAAGTAAATGTTTGGCATGTGAATCACCTGCTCCAAACACCACTAAGACGACTCTTGTAAAATCACCTGTAACTCCTGAACAACCCATCCCAAGCAGTGCATCATCAGAAGTCAAATCCTTATCGATTGGTCAAAGTACTACTTCATCTGATAAAGTTCCGCTTTCACAGCTTTTCAAGCCTAGCGCTGGATCCTGGGATTGCAAGGACTGTTACCTTGTTAATAGtgcaacaaataattattgtgtTGCTTGCGATTCACCCAAGAATCCATCCATGCCAGCTAAACCAAAAACTAGTGGCTTCAATATCACAAGCTCCTCTGCATCGGCGCCATCGTTTTCATTTGGTATTTCACAGACTGCACCAAAAGATCCTGCTCTTTGTTTTACCTTTGGTACACCTAAATCTGATGCTAAAGCTGCTGGTGATACGGCAAAGATCCATATTGGATATTCGTTTGGGTCTTCAAATCTGAATGATAGTGCTACTTTTACTTTTGGGACTCCTCAAAATTTGGGAGTAGCACAAAATCAGGAAAAACCGTTTCAATTTGGATCACCaggaaaattatttgatttccAGTTTCAACCTAAATCTCCTGTGAAGTCACCAGGTGGCGATGAAACGAGTGAAGAAGAAGTTGTTGAGAGTGAGGACGTTTATTTCCCTCCAGTTATTCCGCTACCTGATAAAGTTGACGTAAAAACTGGTGAAGAAAACGAGGCTGTACTGTACAGTCACAGAGCTAAACTATTTAGATATGAGTCTGCTACTAAAGAGTGGAAAGAGCGTGGACTGGGTGACATAAAACTTCTGAAGCACAGAGAGACCGGAAAACTCCGCTTATTAATGAGAAGAGATCAAGTTCTGAAATTATGCTTAAACCACGTCATTACTTCAGACATGGAATTTACTTCTAAAGATGATAAAACCTGGTTATGGTACGCTGCTGATTACAGTGAGGGTGATATTTCTCACGAAAATTTCGCGTGCCGATTCAAGACTGCTGAAATAGCACAAGAGTTTAAGACTGCTATCAATAATGCCAAAGGATCTGTTGAGACGCCTGCTAACAAAGCTGAACCAAAGACAAGTACAAAATCACCAGAAACCATTAGGAAAAATTTGTTTGGTTGTTCCAGTTCTTCTTCAGACATTGAAATTGTTTATGAAAAAACAGTTACAGAGGAAGAAAAGGCTGCTGCATTGAAACTCAAGTTGCCAGAAAACTTTTATGCCTACAAAAACATGCCTGATTGTCCTGGGTGCATAGGCTGCAGAGATCCAGACTCATCTGCAATTGGTGAAAATCCTGAGACATCAAAGCCAGTTATCAGTCCACCCAAATTTGAGGTTAAGAAATGGCCTGTTGGCACCGTCGTAATGCCTTCTAAATCTACTTTGTTTGTTACTCCTAATCCGACCACAGCGTCACCTCATGACGCAACATCAGCGACTAGTCTTCCTGGTCTTGAAGAATTGAAGACAACATCTTCAAAATTGACTGGTAGCAGTACATCAACATCGACCAGCTCTGCAAGCACACTTACTTTGTTTGGCAAGCCAGTAGGAAATGTGATCGGAGGTATTAGCTCCACTACAAGTTCACCAAGCGTGACACCATCTGcacttggaaatattttttcacccaaaGTTACTATATCTTTTGGAACACCTGCAACAAGTAATCCTATTTTTGAAGGAGGTAATTCAATGATGACAACAACGTCTCAGGCTTCCGAACTAGGTGGTTTTACACTTCAGCCCTCATCTAATCAAACTAATTCTATTGTTACCTCTACTGTGCCAATCTTGGGGTCCGGCACAGGTAGTGctaatgttttttcttttggtgGTTCAACTGAAAAGACGGCAAGTTCTGGGACTGATGCCAAACCATTCGATGACTTGAAAATTTGTAGCCCTGCCAGCTTTGTAACACCAACAACGTTACCAACatctaatattttttctggGTCAGGAAATCCTGTATTTGGCAATAATATTGCTCCTACACCATCTATATTTGATGGGGCTAAGTCAGCAACACCAGGTTTTGGTGCCGCCACAGTATTCAGCAATACTCAGAATCCTACAAATAACACGTTCATCAATTTTGGCATGGGTGCTCCGAAATCTAATACTGTACTAACAGGTACAACAGCATCTTCCAAATCGGACAAAACTCAAATACTCAAAGGACTGTCTAATGAGTCGACAACAAATTTACCTGTTTTTGGATCTATTGCGAACAACCAATCCACTTTGAATAGTAATAGCGAAATGCCTTCGACAGCTGGTACAAATTCAATATTTGGTCCTAAGAATAACACTACTTCGATGTTTGGCAGTACAATAAGCAAAGAATTAGGATCAAGTGGATTTGGGTTAAAATTAGATACTTTGGACAATAAGAAAACCGATGCATTTTCTTTTCTGCCAACGGATAATGTTACAACTTTTTCAACACTTGCTGCCAACGCACCACAACAACCAGCTTTTCAAAAAG ATCCAAACTTTTCATTTGTCGGAGCGGGCACCTCAGTATTTGGCGCTAAAAAGCCAGTGAATACTAATGCACCTCAACCTCATCCACCAAAGGAAGATACAACAGGAAAGAGTAAAGATGATGACGAAGAGGTGGAGGAAAATGACAACGGTGAAGAACACGATCCACACTTTGAGCCAATAGTACCTCTACCAGATGCCATTGAAGTGCGCACTGGAGAAGAAGATGAGGAAAGAG aattttgccAACGAGCTAAACTCTACAGATTTGTTAATTCGACTAAAGAATGGAAAGAAAGAGGTGTCGGTGAAATGAAACTATTGCATCATGTTGCTCATGGGACTTATCGTCTCTTGTTGCGTAGAGAACAAGTTCACAAGGTGGTCTGTAACTTGTTATTGACAGCAGATCAAGAATTTCACACACTGAACAGCTCTGATAGAGCTTGGTGCTGGGCTGGGATGAATTATGCAGAGGAAGAACCTGCGGTTGAGGAACTTGCcgttaaatttaaaaattcacaacttGCAGCTGAGTTCAAGGAAGCCATTGACAAGGCGCAGCTTGAATTGCGAGACAGACAAAACATCAGCCAAG AAAATAAGTACCAAGAGTCAGTAGAACCACCAGAAGATGAAAATGAAGACGACGATGAAAATGAAGATGATATTGATGAAGAAGACGACGAAGCGTCATATTCaataatgtttgaaaaaagggCGACGTTATTGGCACAACAAAATGACGATTCAATATGGCAAAATGTTGCCATGGGTGATTTGAAAGTTCTTTTTGATTCCGATATTTTTGGTGCGAGGATTGTTCTTGAAGCTGATACCACAGGAGAGATAGTCAGTAATACAGTAATCAGTATTCAAACTGAAATGCAg GTAAACGAAAAGGAATGCACATGGTCGGCAATAGATTATGCTTTAGAAATACCTGTGAAACGGAACTTGAAAGCAATCTTTTCATCATTACCGGTTGCCCGAGAAATGTTTGCAGTTTTCGAAGAG ggaCTAGGTTTTGCCAGAGAGTCTGAAATCCTAGAACCGGAGTACTATATCCCTGAGGAAGAATAA